A region from the Lentimonas sp. CC4 genome encodes:
- a CDS encoding inositol monophosphatase, which yields MKKPLSRQAKAQFDLQLRHRINAGRVAVKEQTAFFGRQFAQVVSEWKEDDTRVTFADFAISENLFAALRRDFAHDNYCSEEASPQDEVLELEAPFTWVVDPIDGTNNYALGFPVCAISLALLHDGVPVYGFVYDYSTQSLLEGGAGFGVLRNQKKVNRDRMAADAQTMLGLHFPMDGDILVRLQPLLEKYRVRCLGSGALTACYVATGYLTGVVDFRVKVWDIAAAYALCEGAGVSFEFLGERPFPMKTFHPQVDFCPYLAGTETFCAELNAALRAE from the coding sequence ATGAAGAAACCACTGAGTCGACAGGCGAAAGCACAGTTTGATCTGCAGTTGCGGCACCGTATCAATGCGGGACGTGTGGCTGTTAAGGAGCAGACCGCATTTTTCGGACGACAGTTCGCGCAGGTGGTGAGTGAGTGGAAGGAGGATGATACGCGGGTAACTTTTGCGGATTTTGCGATTTCCGAAAATCTATTTGCAGCGCTGCGCCGTGATTTTGCGCACGATAATTATTGCAGCGAAGAGGCGAGCCCGCAGGACGAAGTGCTGGAGTTGGAAGCGCCGTTTACCTGGGTGGTTGATCCGATCGACGGCACCAACAACTATGCGCTGGGCTTTCCGGTTTGTGCCATCTCGCTGGCGCTGCTGCATGATGGGGTGCCGGTCTATGGGTTTGTCTATGATTACAGCACTCAGTCGCTGTTGGAGGGCGGTGCGGGCTTTGGTGTGTTGCGCAATCAGAAGAAGGTGAATCGCGACCGAATGGCGGCGGATGCGCAGACGATGTTGGGGCTGCACTTTCCGATGGATGGCGACATTCTGGTGCGTTTACAGCCGCTATTGGAAAAATACCGTGTGCGCTGTTTGGGCAGTGGAGCGCTGACGGCGTGCTATGTGGCGACGGGGTATTTGACCGGCGTGGTGGACTTTCGCGTGAAGGTGTGGGACATCGCCGCGGCCTACGCACTGTGTGAAGGCGCGGGTGTCAGTTTCGAATTTCTAGGCGAGCGCCCGTTTCCGATGAAGACCTTTCATCCGCAGGTGGACTTTTGTCCGTATCTGGCCGGGACGGAAACGTTTTGCGCAGAGCTGAATGCCGCGCTGCGCGCTGAGTGA
- a CDS encoding DUF2071 domain-containing protein, translating to MHPAPDKSRTPILYQQWRSLLFLHWQFPVAEIQSRLPLGLQVDTYHGQAYIGIVPFYMHGLRPKFAPPVPSISYFPELNLRTYVRDSHGRAGVWFFSLDAQSRISVAIARKCFNLPYHYSKMRYTVHHDQSIEFQSTRAKSKPQNFRYRAGRPLSKAPTDSLTYFLVERYRLFANSKKNGLRVGELSHQPYALHQVEVDAYDTDLFALNGFSTPTAPPCHITYSPRADVAIYPMKNA from the coding sequence ATGCACCCAGCACCTGACAAGTCACGCACCCCCATCCTGTATCAGCAGTGGCGTTCATTGCTGTTTTTACACTGGCAGTTTCCCGTGGCCGAGATTCAATCTCGGCTTCCGCTGGGGCTACAAGTGGATACCTATCACGGGCAGGCCTACATCGGAATCGTGCCTTTTTACATGCACGGCTTACGCCCGAAGTTTGCTCCCCCCGTCCCTAGTATTTCCTACTTCCCCGAACTCAACCTGCGCACCTACGTGCGCGATTCACACGGACGTGCAGGCGTGTGGTTCTTCTCCCTAGATGCCCAGAGCCGCATTTCTGTAGCCATCGCCCGCAAGTGCTTCAACCTGCCTTACCACTATTCGAAAATGCGCTATACCGTGCACCACGATCAATCGATTGAATTTCAATCCACGCGCGCAAAGAGCAAACCGCAAAACTTTCGCTATCGCGCAGGGCGCCCCCTCAGCAAAGCACCCACAGACTCACTGACTTACTTTCTAGTCGAACGCTATCGACTCTTTGCCAACTCAAAGAAAAACGGCCTTCGTGTTGGCGAACTCAGCCACCAACCCTACGCACTCCACCAAGTCGAAGTCGACGCATACGATACCGACCTTTTCGCTCTGAACGGATTCTCAACTCCCACAGCGCCACCGTGTCACATCACCTATAGTCCACGCGCAGACGTGGCAATTTATCCGATGAAGAATGCCTAG